The sequence below is a genomic window from Clostridium putrefaciens.
TGCACTTAGAAATAGATTAATACTTTCTATTTCATCTTTTAATAATTCTTTGCACTTAGACGTTGCATATGCTATAGCTATAGGTTCTGTACATCCTAACGCAGGTACAACTTCCCTTTTTAAAAGTTCAATATATATATTATTATCCATGGTATCCCACCTTTTAATCCTTTTGTTTAATTTACAGTATTACTTTGTTTATTGTTATAACTTTTCATAATAAAGTATATTGGAACTCCAACTATAAGTCCACCAAGTCCCCACATAATCTTTTCTAAAGAAGATTGTGCAAGTAGCCATATGCTTACACCTACAGCTATTATAGGTATTACAGGCCCAAAAGGAACCCTAAATGAACTTTTGAGGTCCGGCCTCTTTTTCCTTAATACTATTATAGATAAGCATGTAGGTACATACTGTGCAAATCTTGATACAACACTTATAGCTGCAAGCTTAGTGAAGCTTCCTGATAAAGCTATTGGTATAGCTAAAGCTACTGTTATAATTATAGCTATATATGGTGTGCCTCTAGTACCTTGTTTTGCTATAACCTTTGGTATCAATCCATCCTTTGCTAGAGCTACACCACTTCTTGGAGTTATAAAAGATGCCGCTATATTTATTCCTCCTATAGATATTAGAGTGCCTGCACTTACTATCGCTCCTCCAAAAGATCCAAGAAATACAGTAGCTGCATCTGCTACTGGTGTTTTACTAGTTGCAAGTCCTTCACCCAATATTCCTATGGAAATTCCTTGTATTAATAAATAAAACATAGAAACTATTATCATAACTGTTATTATAGCCTTTGGGACATTTTTTTCTGGGTTATCCATATCCTCTGCTGCTACTGCTATAGATTCAAACCCCGTAAATGCATAAAATATTAAAAGTGCTGCTGCTCCAAAAGAGCCTCCAACATAACTGCCACTTGGGAACACAGGTGTGAAATTGCTTCCCTTTATGTAAAATATACCTATAGCAACAAACATCACAAGTGGAACTAATTTTCCGATTGTAATTATATTATTTAATGCCTTAGATATGTTAACACCTAATATATTTACTAATCCAAGTCCAACTAGTATACATACAACTATTATATTACTTATAGTCTTATCTGCAGCTGCTGGCCAAACTTTTGCTAAAGCCGTGGAAAAGGCTACTGCCATAGTAGACCATGCTATAATACTTATGGCCCACTTCATAAAACCTACTTCAAAACCTATGAAATCTCCAAAGGCCTCCCTTGCATAAACATAAGGCCCACCATTCTTTTTAAACATACCACCCGCCTCTGCAAAGCACATAGCAATACTTATAACAAGTAACATATCAAAAACTATTACAACCATACTAAAAGGACCTATTAAAAGCATAGCTTGATTTGGAAGTAAAAATATACCTGAACCTATAATTGCATTTATACCTAAAAGCACAATGCTCCAAAACCCCAGTTTTTTATTATCAAACATAAAAAATCTCCTCCCCTATAATTAAATTTTATTTGAGCATGCTTCTACAAGTCCTTTGAATATAGAAAGCATATTTTCATTTTCTGAAGACATCATTTCTGGATGCCACTGTACGCCTATTACAAATTCTTCATGTTTGTGTTCTATAGCCTCTATAATACTATCCTTTGATACAGCAGAAGCTACAAAGCCTTTGGCAACTTCCTTAATAGCTAGATGATGAAAGCTATTACACATTGTTTCTTCGCCTAAAACTTCTCTTAGTTTTGTTCCCTCTTTTATTTTAATAGTGTGAGTTGGCGTATTTGATAGCGATGCTTGATTATGTTTTATATAACAACCTTCTATAAAGGATAAATCTTGATATAAGTTTCCCCCATTAACAACGTTTAGCAATTGATGTCCTCTACAAATTCCGAGTATAGGCTTTTTTGCTTCCATTGCTAACTTTATTAAAGTTATATCAAAGTCATCCCTCTTCGGTAATATTCCACCAAGCTTTTGCGAAGGCTCTTCTCCATATAATAACGGGTTTACATCATGACCTCCAGATATTATAATTCCATCTACCATTTCCAACTGTTCTTTTATATCATTTTCATTTTTTATAAGTGGAATAATCACTGGAATTCCACCTGCTTTTATAACAGACTTAATATAATCATCATTTACATAAGCCCTTTCATATCCTGGAAACATTCCTCCTTCATCTACAATTATACTTCCTGATATACCTATTCTAGCTTTTCTTTTCATATATACCTCCTATCATAATTACATATGTATTTATATGTCTATATTAATAGCAATCCTTATGCCAAAACCTTGACGTATTGATATTAATTTAACAAATCCAAGATCCACGCCCATTTTGAAAACATTTTCACTGCTTTTCTATATTTAATTCTATCAATTGTTATTGAATATGTAACTTTATA
It includes:
- a CDS encoding gamma-glutamyl-gamma-aminobutyrate hydrolase family protein, which encodes MKRKARIGISGSIIVDEGGMFPGYERAYVNDDYIKSVIKAGGIPVIIPLIKNENDIKEQLEMVDGIIISGGHDVNPLLYGEEPSQKLGGILPKRDDFDITLIKLAMEAKKPILGICRGHQLLNVVNGGNLYQDLSFIEGCYIKHNQASLSNTPTHTIKIKEGTKLREVLGEETMCNSFHHLAIKEVAKGFVASAVSKDSIIEAIEHKHEEFVIGVQWHPEMMSSENENMLSIFKGLVEACSNKI
- a CDS encoding APC family permease codes for the protein MFDNKKLGFWSIVLLGINAIIGSGIFLLPNQAMLLIGPFSMVVIVFDMLLVISIAMCFAEAGGMFKKNGGPYVYAREAFGDFIGFEVGFMKWAISIIAWSTMAVAFSTALAKVWPAAADKTISNIIVVCILVGLGLVNILGVNISKALNNIITIGKLVPLVMFVAIGIFYIKGSNFTPVFPSGSYVGGSFGAAALLIFYAFTGFESIAVAAEDMDNPEKNVPKAIITVMIIVSMFYLLIQGISIGILGEGLATSKTPVADAATVFLGSFGGAIVSAGTLISIGGINIAASFITPRSGVALAKDGLIPKVIAKQGTRGTPYIAIIITVALAIPIALSGSFTKLAAISVVSRFAQYVPTCLSIIVLRKKRPDLKSSFRVPFGPVIPIIAVGVSIWLLAQSSLEKIMWGLGGLIVGVPIYFIMKSYNNKQSNTVN